The following are from one region of the Vibrio parahaemolyticus genome:
- a CDS encoding GNAT family N-acetyltransferase, whose protein sequence is MHKVIHDTESGLFWVDLEQDFKAKVVYELKNDVMHITSTVVPEELRGKGYGKVMMEAVLPEIEALGYKIEPVCPYVAHYINRNQAWSHLLA, encoded by the coding sequence ATGCATAAAGTGATTCACGACACTGAAAGTGGCCTCTTTTGGGTTGATTTAGAGCAAGACTTCAAAGCAAAAGTGGTCTACGAGTTGAAAAATGATGTGATGCACATAACATCGACGGTCGTACCAGAAGAGCTGCGCGGCAAAGGTTATGGCAAAGTAATGATGGAAGCGGTACTCCCAGAAATTGAAGCACTGGGTTATAAAATCGAACCGGTTTGCCCGTATGTGGCGCATTACATCAACCGTAACCAAGCTTGGTCGCATCTTCTTGCTTGA
- a CDS encoding flagellar brake protein — protein MITSARDGNLPLQSKRAPERQATTLNSTDAMAMVEHGSEVTLNVTTPVGTKFITTSTFVGCHSNNTALIEVPNISDEDLKFYFQEGFWINVKAYSHRGEGAVIPFRAQLQHRLGDPYPILVLNLPNTMQVFQLRKEVRYEVNLKARVRLDEYRSECEIRDLSRSGCRFVTSPMSRPLQVGDRITLDLTMPSDGRMLAPLNGRICNLQKSTHYARYGMEFDEVGKTNAKSLLSHLKFDGTKLKLK, from the coding sequence ATGATAACCAGTGCCAGAGACGGCAATCTACCTCTGCAGAGTAAGAGAGCACCAGAACGTCAGGCCACCACATTAAACAGCACCGATGCAATGGCGATGGTTGAGCATGGTAGTGAAGTCACTCTCAATGTGACCACGCCTGTTGGAACGAAGTTCATCACCACCAGTACGTTTGTCGGCTGCCACTCTAACAATACGGCATTGATCGAAGTTCCGAATATTTCCGATGAAGATTTGAAATTCTATTTTCAAGAAGGCTTTTGGATAAACGTAAAAGCGTATTCTCATCGTGGCGAAGGCGCAGTCATCCCTTTTAGGGCTCAGCTTCAACATCGCTTGGGCGACCCTTATCCCATTTTAGTGCTTAACCTTCCCAATACAATGCAGGTATTCCAACTTCGTAAAGAAGTGCGTTATGAGGTGAATTTGAAAGCGCGAGTCCGCTTGGATGAATATCGAAGTGAGTGTGAGATCAGAGACCTGTCTCGCAGCGGCTGTCGTTTTGTGACATCGCCAATGAGCCGACCTTTACAAGTTGGCGACCGTATCACTCTAGACCTCACCATGCCTAGTGATGGTCGCATGTTAGCGCCACTGAATGGTCGTATTTGCAACCTTCAAAAATCGACTCACTATGCCCGCTACGGAATGGAGTTTGATGAGGTAGGCAAAACTAACGCCAAGAGTCTGCTGAGCCATCTCAAATTCGACGGCACCAAGCTGAAGTTGAAATAA
- a CDS encoding methyl-accepting chemotaxis protein: MQLSLKNLSVRTQILVPVLFTAIVLFIALWITKNNLQAEQDVIASNQESLVFHKDTLARIDDQIYPLRISAVYAIYDASRRETFLNELKAGLKQVEADLSAIEARNLFREDAIEVRKAIEAYVQYSQRSVAFFNQYDQGLKSDNEYRAFISEYRRVGNEMVQGINTLSKHVNDQAVESTAKSNAQNERVQTNAMLTVLAVFVFSLIGAWFLSGMIVTPIQKLQRVMRELAAGNLSVRADVEGDNEIAQLSKDVNQTASQLYSIVDQLTRISEEVASASTELAAVMTQAEANAQQELAEIEQVASAVNELASTANNVSDNATSADATAREADGLAQSGLAIFQESAEASAQMSQALNDAAQVVLRLKEQSVQINDVIEVIRGVSEQTNLLALNAAIEAARAGESGRGFAVVADEVRMLAARTQDSTQEISTIIEELQAQSGLANDSMQVSLEMLTRNNELTQQANDALIGITESVANINDSNTQVATAAEEQSQVTQDINRNVVNMSELVNQNVAGISQSASASSELSLLAEKQKEQLSFFKL; the protein is encoded by the coding sequence ATGCAGCTATCACTGAAAAACTTGTCAGTACGAACCCAAATTTTGGTTCCGGTATTATTTACCGCTATTGTTTTGTTTATTGCTCTGTGGATTACTAAAAACAATCTTCAAGCGGAGCAAGACGTTATTGCTTCTAACCAAGAGTCTTTGGTTTTCCATAAAGACACTTTGGCGCGTATCGACGATCAAATTTACCCATTGCGCATCAGCGCGGTTTACGCAATTTACGATGCTTCTCGTCGTGAAACGTTCCTAAATGAGCTAAAAGCAGGCTTGAAACAAGTTGAAGCGGATCTAAGTGCGATCGAAGCGCGCAACCTGTTTCGTGAAGATGCGATTGAAGTGCGTAAAGCGATTGAAGCGTATGTGCAGTACTCACAGCGCTCTGTAGCGTTTTTCAACCAATACGATCAAGGTCTGAAATCAGACAACGAATACCGTGCATTTATTTCTGAGTACCGCCGTGTTGGTAATGAAATGGTGCAAGGCATCAACACTTTGTCTAAACACGTGAACGATCAAGCGGTTGAATCAACAGCAAAAAGTAACGCACAAAACGAGCGTGTTCAAACCAATGCGATGCTGACGGTTCTTGCTGTATTTGTGTTCTCGCTTATTGGCGCATGGTTCCTATCTGGCATGATTGTTACACCAATCCAAAAGCTGCAACGTGTGATGCGTGAACTGGCGGCTGGTAACCTTTCTGTCCGTGCGGATGTCGAAGGCGACAACGAGATTGCTCAGCTAAGCAAAGACGTTAACCAAACCGCGTCTCAACTTTACAGCATCGTTGATCAGTTAACTCGAATCAGTGAAGAAGTGGCGTCTGCATCAACAGAACTTGCTGCAGTAATGACGCAAGCAGAAGCGAACGCTCAACAAGAATTGGCAGAAATCGAACAAGTTGCTTCTGCGGTAAATGAGCTAGCAAGCACTGCAAACAACGTAAGTGACAATGCGACCTCTGCTGATGCGACAGCACGCGAAGCGGACGGTCTAGCTCAATCTGGTTTGGCTATCTTCCAAGAAAGTGCGGAAGCAAGTGCGCAAATGTCTCAAGCATTGAACGATGCCGCGCAAGTTGTACTGCGTCTAAAAGAGCAATCAGTACAGATCAACGATGTTATCGAAGTGATTCGCGGTGTATCTGAACAAACGAACTTGTTGGCGTTGAACGCAGCGATTGAAGCTGCACGTGCTGGTGAATCTGGTCGTGGTTTTGCGGTAGTAGCGGATGAAGTTCGTATGCTAGCGGCGCGTACTCAAGATTCAACGCAAGAAATCTCAACAATCATTGAAGAGCTACAAGCGCAATCTGGCCTTGCTAACGACAGCATGCAGGTTAGTCTAGAAATGTTAACTCGTAACAACGAGCTGACTCAGCAAGCGAACGATGCGTTGATCGGTATTACGGAATCTGTTGCGAACATCAACGATTCAAACACACAAGTAGCGACAGCTGCGGAAGAGCAATCTCAAGTCACTCAAGACATCAACCGCAACGTGGTTAACATGTCTGAACTTGTGAACCAAAATGTAGCGGGCATCAGCCAAAGCGCAAGCGCAAGTAGCGAGCTATCACTACTGGCTGAAAAGCAAAAAGAACAGTTGAGCTTCTTTAAGCTGTAA